DNA sequence from the Fusobacterium sp. SYSU M8D902 genome:
AAGTTAATTTTAATACTCTTGACTCTGAAATATTCCCGCATTCTGGAGCAAAATTAGATTTTAAATACAGCTGGGAAGGAAGCTTTGATAAAGCAAACTCTAGTTTTTATGGTCCTCTCTATACTTTTGATGGTTACCTACCAATCACTAAAAAAATTACATTTAATTATGGTCTATCTGGTGGAGTTATTAAAGGTGATGAGGTTACTTCTATGGATAAGTTTATCCGTTTAGGTGGAACTAAAAATAACCTTCAAAATAAAGATTTTGCTTTTTATGGTTATTTCTATCAGCAAAAACTTGTGGAAGATTTTATGATTGGTAAATTGGGAGTAAGTTACAAACTTGATACAAATCTCTATTTAAATGCTCGTTGGAATATTGGAACTTACAGTGATTTAAAAGAGAGCCCATCCCCTAATAAAAAAGTTATCTGGGAAGACTACTCTCAAGGTTTCAACCTTTCATTAGCTTATGGAAGTATTTTAGGCCCTATTGAATTTTCAGTATCAAAAGATAATGAAAGTGGAGAACTTATCTCACAACTTAGTATAGGTTATATATTTGATTAAATAATTTAAAGGAAAAAATTGCTATAAAGTAATTTTTCCTTTTTTTTTATATCATTTTTTTTTAATTACAATTTTAAAAATTGCTCAAATTATGCTCTAGGGTTAATTTTTCCTTGACACTATTATAAATTTATCTTATATTATACTTATATTGTGTATAATTGTGTTAATTTTATATATTTTAAGATGTAAAAAAATACATTTTTTACATAAATTTAACTTTCTATATATTTGCACAATCAAAATATTTTAAATTTAAGGAGTGATTACTTTGGGTCAAAAGAAAAAACGTGAATTTCCCACAGCCTTTACAGTACTATTTGTCATCTTAATTTTTGCAGCTATTCTTACTTATATCGTACCATCTGGTAAGTTTTCTAGACTTACATATGATGATGCTACAAGAGAGTTTGTTATAACTGATCACAATGATGAAACAAAAGTTGTTCCTGCTACACAGAGTGTGCTAGATAACTTTAATATTCAATTGGATCTATCTAAATTTGAAGATGGATCAATTAAAAAACCTATTGCTATCCCTGGAACATATGTTCAGATTGAGCAACAGCCTCAAGGTTTAGTAGAGGTTATCAAATCACCTATTTTAGGTACAATGGATTCTGTTGATATTATGATCTTTGTATTGATCTTAGGTGGAGTTATTGGACTTGTTAATAAAGTTGGAGCCTTTGATGCTGGAATAGGAGCTCTTTCTAAGAAAACAAAAGGAAAGGAATTTATCTTAGTTATACTAGTATTTGCTCTAACTACTTTTGGTGGAACTACCTTTGGTCTAGCAGAGGAGACTATAGCTTTCTATCCTATTTTGATGCCTATTTTCCTAATTAGTGGTTTTGATGCTATCACTTGTATAGCAGCTATTTATATGGGATCATCAATTGGAACTATGTTCTCTACTGTCAATCCATTTTCAGTAGTTATTGCATCTAATGCTGCTGGAATAAGCTTCACTAATGGTTTAGTATTTAGAGTTATTGTATTGATTGTTGGTTCTATTATAACTTTAGCTTATATGTATTGGTATACAGTTAAGGTAAAAAATGATCCTACTAACTCACTTGTTTATGATGAAAACGAAGCTATAAAAGAGCGTTTCTTAGGAGACTACAACCCAGATGTTGTAATTGAGTTTACTTTGAGAAGAAAATTGATAATACTTGTATTTACTCTTGCATTCATTATTTTAGTTTGGGGAGTTGCCTTTGGTGGTTGGTGGTTCGAAGAGATGTCAGCTCTATTCCTTGGAGTTGCTATCGTAATCATGTTCCTATCTGGTCTTTCTGAAAAAGATTCTGTTAATACATTTGTTGACGGAGCAGCTGAATTGATTGGGGTAGTTCTTACAATTGGACTTGCTAGAGCTATCAATATAATAATGGATAATGGAATGATCTCTGACACTCTACTAAACTACTCTATAAATATGGTTAGTGGAATGAGTGGTTCTATGTTTGCACTTGCACAACTTGGAGTATTCTCATTCTTAGGTTTCTTCATTCCATCATCATCAGGACTTGCTGTACTTACAATGCCTATAATGGCTCCTCTTGCTGACAGTGTTGGTCTATCTAGAGATGTTGTTATCAATGCTTACAACTGGGGTCAAGGATTGATGTCTTTTATCACTCCAACAGGTCTTATACTTGTTACACTTGAGATGGCAGGAACTACATTTAATAAGTGGTGGAAATACATAGCTCCATTGATGGGAATTATGGCTATCTACTCCATAGTTGCACTTATTATTTCAACTTTTATATAAATTTAATGGGGGGATTTTTATGAGAAAACTAGACGGTTTAAAACCTGAGAGAGTCTTTTACCATTTTGAAGAGATTTCAAAAATACCTAGAGAATCATATAACGAAAAAGAAATTAGTGATTATCTAGTTGAATTTGGTAAAAAATTGAATTTAGAAACATACCAAGATAAATTTTATAACGTTATCCTTAGAAAAAAACCTGCTCCTGGTTATGAAAATGCTCCTAGTATAATACTTCAAGGACATATGGATATGGTGTGTGAAAAGGAGAATGATAGTAACCATAATTTTAAAACAGATCCTATCCAATTAATTGTCGAGGGAAATATTCTAAAAGCCAACAAAACAACACTTGGTGGAGATAATGGAATTGCTCTTGCTATGGGTATGGCTCTACTAGAGGACGACTCTATAAAATGTCAAGTTGAACTATTGGTAACTACTTCTGAAGAGGTTGATTTGAACGGTGCCCTATCTCTTGAACCTGGACTTTTACAAGGAGATATGTTAATAAACTTAGACTCAGAAGATGAGGGAGTGGTTACAGTTGGTTCAGCTGGTGGAATTGAGTTAGATATCAATCTTCCTATCTCAAAATATGAAGTAAAAGATTCTACAATCTACACTATCACATTGGATAAACTACAAGGTGGGCACTCTGGGACTGAGATAAACCAAAATAGAGGAAATGCTAACAAAATAATGGGAGAGCTTCTTTCACAATTAGAAAAAGTTGATAACTTTGATTTTATTGAAATCTCTGGTGGTAGTAAGGACAATGCTATTCCTAGAAGTGCAAAGAGTATAATAGCATCTAATAGTAACACTCTCGAAAAAAATATATTAGCAATTACTAAAAATATTAGTGACAAATACACAACTCATGAACCTAATATGGATTTCCAACTAGAAATAGCTCCTATTGATAAGATTTCAGCTATATCTCAAGAGGATTTCCATAAATATATTGAGGCTATTGAAAAACTGCCTACTGGTGTTAATACTTGGATGAAAGAGTATCCAGAGATCGTTGAATCTTCTGATAACTTAGCTATTGTAAATACTTTAGATAGATCTATCAATATTATTATCTCTTTAAGAAGTTCTGAACCTCTTGTTCTTAACCAATTAAAAGAGAAGATAACTACTGTCCTAGATGAAGTTGGAGCTAATTTTGAATTTTCTGCTGGTTATCCTGAGTGGAGATTTAGAGCAGAATCAAAACTAAGAGATAAAGCTTTAGAAGTGTATAAAAAACTTTATAACAGTGAAATGAAAGTGGAGGTAATTCACGCAGGACTTGAGTGTGGAGCTCTTTCACAAAACTATCCTAATATTGACTTTATAAGCATTGGACCTAACTTGAGAGATGTTCATACTCCTGGTGAATATCTAGAGATTGATTCTACTGAAAGAGTCTATAACTACGTTCTTGAGCTTATAAAATCTATGTACTAAAAATTATAAAATCAAAAAAGGAAAAAAGTTACTTTATTTATATTGTAATTTTTTTCCTTTTCTTTATCTTAAATTCTCACTTATTACTTTCGATAGATTATAAGCTCTCCACTCTCCAAAGGAATGTAGTGCTTATTAAACATTATGGGAGCTCCATCTTTTCCATAGAGTGTTTCAGATAAAAGATGACATCTATTATCCTTTGACAGTCTATATTTAACTGATGAAATATTTCCAATCTCTGAAAAACTTACCTTCAATATAGAACTTTTAGCAACCTTGTAAATCTCTTCATTGAGATAATTTAAAAATTTCTCCTTATCATTCAAATCAATCTTTCCAGCTAGTACTGTTTCAGCTGGAATTACTGAAATAGTATAGGCCACAATCTCTCCATCTATCTTAAACCATCTATCTGCAAATATAACTATTGATATCTGTTTACCAAATATCTCTGTTGTATAATCATTTCCTGGCTCAATTCTAAACTCAAACTCCACCTCTGTAATCTCTTGTGTAACAACAGAATAGATAGGATTCTTTAGTAACTCCAAGCCATCTTCTACTTTTATTCTCTCTTTTACTATAAAGCTTCCCTTTCCTTGAATAGATTTAATAATCCCATCCTCTTGTAATAATTCCAATGCCTGTCTTAAAGTTGAACGACTTACACTCATCTCTTTAGCTAACTCAATTTCAGCTGGTAATCTATTCTCCTCTGAAAATTTCCCAGATTTTATCATTTCAAAAAGTTTATTATAAACTGCTATACACCTAGGTGTTTTTTTAGGATAATTTATTTTATTCAACATACTTAAGGTGTCACTTCCTTTCCCAATTATCATACAATTAATTATATAACAACACTCTCTTTATTTCAAGAATGATTAATTTTTCTCTTTATTATCTCTTATTATTCAATAGTTGTCTGTAAAAAACAAACAAGTATTAAACTTGTTTAAAAACAATTGATTTTTCCCTTTAAATGTGATAATATTAACATAATTACTAAAGATACTTAGGAGGATTTATGATATTAGAAACTATTAAGTGCAACTCTTTAACTTATGAGCAGAAAATTATTACTTTAGCTAGATTAGCTGAAAATAGCTTAAATGTTCTCAATAAGAGTGAAAAATTAAAAGAGTATATGGAGAAAAATATCATCTGTGATCTAATGGAGGGAGAAGCTCCTTACAGACCTAGATATATTGTTCCTGACTATGATAAATTTATGAAACAGGGAAGTGAATTTTTAGGTTTAGATACCCCTACTAATATTTGGGAGGCTGTCAATAATCTTTTAATCCTTTA
Encoded proteins:
- a CDS encoding YfcC family protein — translated: MTLGQKKKREFPTAFTVLFVILIFAAILTYIVPSGKFSRLTYDDATREFVITDHNDETKVVPATQSVLDNFNIQLDLSKFEDGSIKKPIAIPGTYVQIEQQPQGLVEVIKSPILGTMDSVDIMIFVLILGGVIGLVNKVGAFDAGIGALSKKTKGKEFILVILVFALTTFGGTTFGLAEETIAFYPILMPIFLISGFDAITCIAAIYMGSSIGTMFSTVNPFSVVIASNAAGISFTNGLVFRVIVLIVGSIITLAYMYWYTVKVKNDPTNSLVYDENEAIKERFLGDYNPDVVIEFTLRRKLIILVFTLAFIILVWGVAFGGWWFEEMSALFLGVAIVIMFLSGLSEKDSVNTFVDGAAELIGVVLTIGLARAINIIMDNGMISDTLLNYSINMVSGMSGSMFALAQLGVFSFLGFFIPSSSGLAVLTMPIMAPLADSVGLSRDVVINAYNWGQGLMSFITPTGLILVTLEMAGTTFNKWWKYIAPLMGIMAIYSIVALIISTFI
- a CDS encoding aminoacyl-histidine dipeptidase, which translates into the protein MRKLDGLKPERVFYHFEEISKIPRESYNEKEISDYLVEFGKKLNLETYQDKFYNVILRKKPAPGYENAPSIILQGHMDMVCEKENDSNHNFKTDPIQLIVEGNILKANKTTLGGDNGIALAMGMALLEDDSIKCQVELLVTTSEEVDLNGALSLEPGLLQGDMLINLDSEDEGVVTVGSAGGIELDINLPISKYEVKDSTIYTITLDKLQGGHSGTEINQNRGNANKIMGELLSQLEKVDNFDFIEISGGSKDNAIPRSAKSIIASNSNTLEKNILAITKNISDKYTTHEPNMDFQLEIAPIDKISAISQEDFHKYIEAIEKLPTGVNTWMKEYPEIVESSDNLAIVNTLDRSINIIISLRSSEPLVLNQLKEKITTVLDEVGANFEFSAGYPEWRFRAESKLRDKALEVYKKLYNSEMKVEVIHAGLECGALSQNYPNIDFISIGPNLRDVHTPGEYLEIDSTERVYNYVLELIKSMY
- a CDS encoding GntR family transcriptional regulator, whose amino-acid sequence is MLNKINYPKKTPRCIAVYNKLFEMIKSGKFSEENRLPAEIELAKEMSVSRSTLRQALELLQEDGIIKSIQGKGSFIVKERIKVEDGLELLKNPIYSVVTQEITEVEFEFRIEPGNDYTTEIFGKQISIVIFADRWFKIDGEIVAYTISVIPAETVLAGKIDLNDKEKFLNYLNEEIYKVAKSSILKVSFSEIGNISSVKYRLSKDNRCHLLSETLYGKDGAPIMFNKHYIPLESGELIIYRK